In the Magnolia sinica isolate HGM2019 chromosome 15, MsV1, whole genome shotgun sequence genome, one interval contains:
- the LOC131227172 gene encoding glutathione transferase GST 23-like: protein MGGEVKVFGAFPSPYCFRIEWALKHKGIAYEYVKEDLRNKSPLLLEYNPVYTKVPVLLHDGNPVSESLVILEYIDETWKENPILPEDPYERAMARFWANFAEEKCSASIRTAFFSQGKEREQALESSLAELQILDAELKGKKFFGGDTIGFVDLVAGWIPHWLPVMEEVTGIKLLDASRFPSLDAWAKNFKEVPAIKENSPPHDPMTSYFHGIWTNMVSSATNK from the exons ATGGGAGGAGAAGTGAAGGTGTTTGGAGCATTCCCAAGTCCATACTGTTTTAGGATTGAATGGGCCCTTAAGCACAAGGGAATCGCATATGAATACGTCAAAGAAGATCTACGTAACAAAAGTCCACTGCTTTTGGAGTACAATCCTGTTTACACGAAGGTTCCAGTGCTCTTGCATGACGGAAATCCAGTTTCGGAATCGCTTGTCATTCTCGAATACATCGATGAAACGTGGAAGGAGAATCCCATATTGCCTGAAGATCCTTACGAGCGAGCAATGGCTCGGTTCTGGGCCAACTTCGCAGAAGAGAAG TGTTCGGCTAGCATAAGGACTGCTTTCTTCTCGCAAGGAAAAGAGCGAGAACAAGCATTAGAATCCTCGTTAGCAGAACTCCAAATCCTCGATGCAGAGCTTAAAGGGAAGAAATTCTTTGGGGGAGACACAATCGGGTTTGTAGATTTAGTGGCCGGTTGGATCCCACATTGGCTCCCTGTGATGGAAGAAGTGACGGGCATAAAGCTACTCGATGCGTCTCGATTCCCATCACTCGATGCATGGGCCAAGAATTTCAAGGAAGTTCCAGCCATCAAAGAGAATTCTCCACCTCATGATCCGATGACATCCTACTTCCATGGCATTTGGACGAACATGGTTTCATCAGCCACCAACAAATAA